The following proteins come from a genomic window of Rhodoligotrophos sp. CJ14:
- a CDS encoding glutathione S-transferase family protein: MLKLFYAPKTCALATHIALIDAGANYELARLDFGAEEQRKPEYLEVNPKGRVPALVTERGPLTETPALLAYIAQRFPEAALAPLGDPFAFAEVQAFNSYLCATVHVAHAHGRRGYRWVDEPEAIAAMQRKLPASVTACFELIEHKMLRGPWVMGESYTICDPYLFTVATWLEGDGVDISKLPRVIEHRERMAQRESVRQALAEQAS, from the coding sequence ATGCTGAAGCTCTTCTATGCGCCGAAGACCTGCGCCCTCGCCACTCATATTGCCCTGATTGATGCCGGTGCGAACTATGAACTCGCACGGTTGGATTTCGGCGCAGAGGAACAGCGCAAGCCCGAATATCTCGAGGTCAATCCCAAGGGTCGTGTGCCCGCACTTGTAACGGAGCGAGGCCCTCTCACCGAAACCCCGGCACTTCTGGCATATATTGCTCAGCGCTTCCCAGAAGCGGCATTGGCGCCCTTGGGTGATCCCTTCGCATTTGCTGAGGTTCAAGCCTTCAACAGCTATCTCTGCGCGACGGTTCACGTGGCCCATGCCCACGGCCGGCGCGGCTATCGCTGGGTGGACGAGCCCGAGGCCATTGCCGCCATGCAGCGCAAGCTGCCGGCATCCGTCACCGCCTGCTTCGAGCTGATCGAGCACAAGATGCTCAGAGGTCCCTGGGTTATGGGCGAGAGCTATACTATCTGCGACCCCTACCTGTTCACGGTCGCCACATGGCTTGAAGGCGATGGCGTTGATATCTCCAAGCTGCCGCGGGTCATCGAGCATCGCGAGCGTATGGCTCAGCGTGAGAGCGTGAGGCAAGCGCTGGCCGAACAAGCATCCTGA
- the leuD gene encoding 3-isopropylmalate dehydratase small subunit: MEKFTELTGVAAPLAMINVDTDQIIPKQFLKTIQRSGLGKGLFFDLRFEDDGSEKPDFVLNRPAYRNAQILITGENFGCGSSREHAPWALLDFGIRCIIAPSFADIFFNNCFKNGVLPIVLPQEQVDQLMETASRGSNATMTIDLPNQVIRDADGHEIKFDVDPFRKHCLIEGLDDIGLTLQKAGAIASYEQQAQSARPWL; encoded by the coding sequence ATGGAGAAATTCACTGAACTGACCGGTGTCGCGGCACCCCTGGCGATGATCAATGTCGATACGGATCAGATCATCCCCAAGCAGTTCTTGAAGACGATCCAGCGCAGCGGTCTGGGCAAGGGGCTGTTCTTCGATCTTCGCTTCGAAGACGATGGTTCGGAGAAGCCGGATTTCGTGCTCAACAGGCCAGCCTATCGCAATGCGCAAATCCTGATCACGGGTGAGAATTTCGGCTGCGGATCAAGCCGCGAGCATGCGCCCTGGGCCTTGCTCGACTTCGGTATCCGCTGCATCATCGCGCCGTCCTTCGCCGACATCTTCTTCAACAACTGCTTCAAAAACGGTGTCCTGCCGATCGTGCTACCACAGGAGCAGGTCGACCAGCTGATGGAGACCGCAAGCCGCGGCTCGAACGCCACGATGACCATCGACCTGCCGAACCAGGTCATCCGTGATGCCGATGGTCACGAGATCAAGTTCGATGTCGATCCGTTCCGCAAGCATTGTCTCATTGAGGGGCTCGACGATATCGGCCTGACGCTGCAGAAGGCTGGCGCGATCGCCAGCTATGAGCAGCAGGCCCAGAGCGCCCGTCCTTGGCTCTGA
- a CDS encoding aspartate-semialdehyde dehydrogenase: MGYKVAVVGATGNVGREMLNILEEREFPVDEVHAVASRRSLGVEVSFGDRTLKCEDLEQFDFSGIDFCLMSAGSAVAKEWAPRIGAKGTLVIDNSSCFRYEQDVPLVVPEVNAHVLESYMANPKRRNIIANPNCSTAQLVVALKPLHDAATIKRVVVATYQSVSGAGKDAMDELWDQTKGKYVPGQEVEPKKFTKQIAFNVIPHIDVFMEDGYTKEEWKVQVETKKILDPKIKVTCTAVRVPVFVGHSEAVNIEFEKPISDEEAREILREAPGCLVIDKREAGGYVTPVECVGDYATFISRIRVDPTVDNGIAMWVVSDNLRKGAALNTVQIAEALVNRGLVKKAA, from the coding sequence ATGGGCTATAAGGTTGCTGTGGTCGGCGCCACTGGGAATGTGGGCCGGGAGATGCTCAACATCCTCGAGGAACGCGAATTCCCGGTGGACGAGGTTCACGCGGTGGCCTCGCGGCGCTCGCTCGGGGTCGAGGTCTCTTTCGGGGACCGCACGCTCAAATGCGAGGATCTGGAGCAGTTCGATTTCTCCGGGATCGACTTCTGCCTGATGTCGGCCGGATCGGCGGTTGCCAAGGAATGGGCGCCGCGCATCGGTGCGAAGGGTACGCTTGTCATCGATAATTCATCTTGCTTCCGGTATGAGCAGGATGTGCCCCTGGTGGTGCCCGAAGTGAACGCCCATGTGCTGGAGAGCTACATGGCCAACCCGAAGCGTCGCAACATCATCGCCAATCCGAACTGCTCGACCGCGCAGCTCGTGGTGGCGCTCAAGCCCCTGCATGATGCGGCGACGATCAAGCGGGTGGTGGTGGCGACCTATCAGTCGGTCTCGGGCGCCGGCAAGGACGCAATGGATGAGCTTTGGGACCAGACCAAGGGCAAATATGTGCCTGGCCAGGAGGTCGAGCCCAAGAAGTTCACCAAGCAGATCGCCTTCAATGTCATTCCCCATATCGATGTGTTCATGGAGGATGGCTATACGAAGGAAGAGTGGAAGGTGCAGGTCGAGACCAAGAAGATCCTGGATCCCAAGATCAAGGTGACCTGCACCGCCGTGCGCGTGCCAGTGTTCGTCGGCCATTCCGAGGCGGTCAATATCGAGTTCGAGAAGCCGATCTCGGACGAGGAGGCGCGCGAGATCCTGCGCGAGGCGCCGGGCTGCCTCGTGATCGATAAGCGAGAGGCCGGCGGCTATGTCACTCCAGTCGAGTGCGTGGGGGATTATGCCACATTCATCAGCCGTATCCGGGTTGATCCCACCGTCGACAATGGGATCGCGATGTGGGTTGTCTCCGACAATCTGCGCAAGGGTGCCGCTTTGAACACGGTTCAGATCGCCGAGGCTCTGGTCAATCGCGGCCTCGTCAAAAAGGCAGCATAA
- the leuB gene encoding 3-isopropylmalate dehydrogenase, translated as MAAFNILVLPGDGIGTEVMKEVERLIDWFNDRGIARFEVERGLVGGAAYDAHGEAISEETVALAQASDAVMFGAVGGPKWDAVPYDKRPEAGLLRLRKDLGLFANLRPAICYPALADASALKRELVEGLDILIVRELTGGVYFGEPKEIIDLGNGQKRAVDTQVYQTYEIERIARVAFELARTRRNKVSSSDKKNVMKSGVLWDEVVRDVHARDYADVEFEHILADNCGMQLVRAPKQFDVIVTDNLFGDMLSDVAAMLTGSLGMLPSASLGAADEKTGRRKAMYEPVHGSAPDIAGKSIANPIATIASFGMALRYSFGLGEWADKLDGAIAKVLDQGLRTRDIMQPGMREVSTSEMGAAIARELAGLAG; from the coding sequence ATGGCCGCATTCAACATCCTGGTTCTGCCCGGCGACGGGATCGGCACTGAAGTGATGAAAGAAGTCGAGCGGCTGATCGACTGGTTCAACGATCGGGGCATTGCCCGGTTCGAGGTCGAGCGGGGGCTGGTGGGCGGTGCTGCCTATGATGCCCATGGCGAGGCCATCTCGGAAGAGACCGTGGCGCTGGCGCAGGCCTCGGATGCGGTGATGTTCGGCGCAGTGGGCGGTCCGAAGTGGGATGCGGTGCCCTATGACAAGCGTCCCGAGGCTGGCCTGCTGCGGCTCAGGAAGGACCTCGGCCTGTTTGCCAATCTCAGGCCGGCCATCTGCTATCCGGCGCTTGCGGATGCATCCGCTCTCAAGCGCGAGCTGGTCGAGGGGCTCGACATTCTCATCGTCCGTGAGCTCACCGGCGGGGTCTATTTCGGCGAGCCCAAGGAGATTATCGATCTCGGCAATGGCCAGAAACGGGCGGTCGATACCCAGGTTTACCAGACCTATGAGATCGAGCGCATCGCGCGCGTCGCCTTCGAGCTTGCACGGACGCGCCGGAACAAGGTCTCCTCGTCCGACAAGAAGAATGTGATGAAATCCGGCGTGTTGTGGGACGAGGTGGTGCGGGATGTGCACGCCCGCGACTATGCGGATGTCGAATTCGAGCACATCCTGGCGGATAATTGCGGCATGCAGCTGGTGCGTGCGCCGAAGCAGTTCGACGTGATCGTGACCGACAATCTGTTCGGCGACATGCTGTCGGATGTGGCGGCCATGCTCACGGGCTCGCTCGGCATGCTGCCCTCCGCGTCGCTCGGGGCTGCGGACGAGAAGACCGGCCGCCGCAAGGCGATGTATGAGCCGGTGCACGGTTCTGCCCCTGATATCGCGGGCAAGAGCATTGCCAATCCGATCGCCACCATCGCGTCCTTCGGTATGGCGCTGCGTTATTCCTTCGGGCTCGGCGAGTGGGCGGACAAGCTCGATGGGGCGATCGCCAAGGTGCTCGATCAGGGCCTCAGGACCCGCGATATCATGCAGCCAGGAATGCGGGAGGTTTCGACCTCCGAAATGGGTGCGGCGATCGCCAGGGAACTGGCTGGTCTGGCAGGCTGA
- a CDS encoding alpha-1,4-glucan--maltose-1-phosphate maltosyltransferase yields MQRTGVEMETGVALQPKPSAPVAGAPRIYGLKPALAGPVAQWDEIFRHAAQLGFDLVHVDSGFGSGRTDHFVISPGRIGRGFLGDDGGLAEEALAMLADKARAAGLGLIIEISLLPEEPAPPGLLDDGGQSSLAESIGPVEQALEAGVAGFLCRQAHRVPLAVWRGLISHIRDRAPDTLMIADALGVAVETMLATAGAGFDFVFNSSAWWDFRQDWLISQYDQFRHRVKTIAFPEDDRTGHLADGFGMQPADVIRQIHVQRYLFAAAFSTGLWMPMGFEYGLRGVSTAGAREDDWARCVADRDFDLSLLIAAVNKLKADNAALQSEHLLRLVAAPDELPAAFLRFDAEREQDAQSAVAVLVNPTPDLAEPPSLARLLAATGGFFGSFEDITPAITGEVITGGGATADAGADPLRPLGAYETRILRGKRLGMSGDRLRDAIPLDILAPQQVAIEAVEPEIDGGRFPAKRIVGEVLEVSADIFADGHDKIDASLFYRAPGEQTWREVPLEHIGNDRWTARIILDRIGRYDCTISGWKDSFGYWQYEVEKKIGAGLDVSLELIEGRSLIAEALEQATRLDRAALQKLLDITPDEAQLEAFRSPETMALMRRAAPRVNLTSYHRTLQVIVERRAAAVAAWYEMFPRSQSGDPNRHGTFDDVIARLPYVRDMGFDVLYFPPIHPIGRKNRKGPNNTLTPGPDDPGSPYAIGSEEGGHDALHPELGTFEDFARLVAAAKAHGLEIALDFAIQCSPDHPWIREHPEWFDWRPDGSIKYAENPPKKYEDIVNVHFYGPSSFPSLWHALRDVVLFWAEHGVKIFRVDNPHTKPFPFWEWLIREVQNQHPDTIFLAEAFTRPKVMKRLAKLGFTQSYSYFTWRDTKAELIEYLTELTTDGPQNYMRPNFFTNTPDINPRYLQTSGRAGFQARLVLAATLSTVYGIYNGFELCEAAALPGREEYLDSEKYEIRAWDWDRPGNIRADVALINRIRRENPALWSFANLHFLNCWNDQIIAYYKITAELDNCILIAVNLDPHNVQSAAFEVPLWAFGLPDDASIDVVDLVTGGRFTWTGKVQSMTLDPAIRAYQIWRLIPPGGQAPASVTGLA; encoded by the coding sequence ATGCAGCGGACCGGCGTGGAGATGGAGACTGGCGTGGCATTGCAACCCAAGCCGTCTGCCCCCGTCGCCGGTGCGCCTAGGATATATGGGCTGAAGCCGGCGCTGGCTGGCCCAGTGGCTCAGTGGGACGAGATTTTCCGCCACGCGGCACAGCTTGGCTTCGATCTTGTCCATGTGGACAGCGGATTCGGCAGCGGTCGCACCGATCATTTTGTCATCTCACCCGGGCGCATCGGGCGTGGTTTCCTCGGCGATGACGGAGGGCTCGCCGAAGAAGCGCTGGCCATGCTCGCGGACAAGGCGCGGGCAGCGGGCTTGGGCCTTATCATCGAGATCAGCCTGCTCCCGGAAGAGCCGGCCCCGCCCGGGCTGCTGGATGATGGCGGGCAGTCGAGCCTTGCGGAGAGCATCGGTCCGGTCGAGCAAGCGCTGGAAGCGGGCGTCGCCGGTTTTCTCTGCCGCCAGGCGCATCGGGTGCCGCTGGCGGTATGGCGGGGCCTCATCAGTCATATCCGCGATCGCGCGCCGGACACTCTGATGATCGCGGACGCGCTGGGCGTTGCAGTCGAGACCATGCTCGCGACGGCTGGCGCGGGCTTTGATTTCGTGTTCAACAGCAGCGCCTGGTGGGATTTCCGGCAGGACTGGCTGATTTCGCAATATGACCAGTTCCGGCATCGGGTGAAGACAATCGCCTTTCCGGAAGATGATCGCACGGGCCATCTCGCGGACGGGTTCGGGATGCAGCCGGCTGACGTAATCAGACAGATCCATGTTCAGCGCTATCTGTTCGCCGCCGCCTTTTCCACAGGTCTATGGATGCCCATGGGCTTCGAGTATGGCCTGCGCGGGGTCTCGACTGCGGGTGCTCGTGAGGATGATTGGGCGCGTTGTGTCGCGGACCGGGACTTCGATCTTAGCCTGCTGATCGCCGCCGTGAACAAGCTCAAAGCTGACAATGCGGCGTTGCAGAGTGAGCATCTGTTGAGGCTGGTCGCCGCGCCTGACGAGTTGCCGGCGGCTTTCCTGCGGTTCGACGCGGAGCGGGAGCAGGATGCCCAATCCGCCGTCGCGGTTCTCGTCAATCCGACCCCCGATCTTGCAGAACCGCCCAGCCTTGCGCGCCTGCTTGCGGCGACGGGCGGGTTCTTTGGCAGCTTCGAAGACATCACGCCCGCAATCACCGGGGAGGTCATAACCGGCGGAGGAGCCACGGCCGATGCAGGAGCGGACCCGCTGCGGCCGCTCGGTGCTTATGAGACGCGTATCTTGCGCGGGAAGCGGCTCGGCATGTCGGGTGATCGGCTGCGCGATGCCATTCCGCTGGACATCCTGGCTCCGCAGCAGGTGGCAATCGAGGCGGTCGAGCCGGAAATCGACGGCGGGCGATTCCCGGCCAAGCGCATCGTCGGCGAGGTGCTCGAGGTGTCCGCGGACATCTTCGCGGATGGGCACGACAAGATCGATGCCTCGCTGTTCTATCGGGCACCGGGAGAGCAGACCTGGCGGGAGGTGCCGCTTGAGCATATCGGCAATGACCGCTGGACTGCCCGCATCATTCTCGATCGGATCGGCCGGTATGACTGTACCATCTCGGGCTGGAAGGACAGTTTCGGCTATTGGCAATATGAGGTCGAGAAGAAGATCGGCGCCGGGCTCGACGTCTCGCTCGAGCTGATCGAGGGACGCAGCCTCATCGCCGAGGCGCTGGAGCAGGCCACGCGCCTCGACCGGGCGGCGCTGCAAAAGCTGCTCGATATCACGCCCGACGAGGCGCAGCTCGAGGCCTTCCGCTCGCCCGAGACGATGGCATTGATGCGCCGGGCGGCACCACGGGTCAATCTCACATCCTATCATCGCACGCTGCAGGTCATCGTCGAGCGGCGGGCGGCGGCGGTTGCCGCATGGTATGAAATGTTTCCCCGCTCACAGTCCGGCGATCCCAATCGGCATGGCACGTTCGATGACGTGATCGCCCGGTTGCCCTATGTGCGGGACATGGGGTTCGACGTGCTCTATTTCCCTCCGATCCATCCGATCGGCCGGAAGAACCGCAAGGGACCCAATAACACGCTGACGCCCGGCCCGGATGATCCCGGCAGTCCCTATGCCATCGGCTCGGAGGAGGGAGGGCATGATGCCCTGCATCCGGAGCTCGGCACGTTCGAGGATTTCGCAAGGCTGGTTGCCGCAGCCAAGGCGCACGGGCTTGAGATCGCGCTCGATTTCGCCATCCAGTGCTCGCCGGATCATCCCTGGATCCGGGAGCATCCGGAATGGTTCGACTGGCGGCCGGATGGATCGATCAAATATGCAGAGAACCCGCCGAAGAAATATGAGGACATCGTCAATGTCCATTTCTACGGGCCATCCTCGTTCCCCTCGCTCTGGCATGCGTTGCGGGATGTGGTGCTGTTCTGGGCGGAGCACGGGGTCAAGATCTTCCGGGTGGACAATCCGCATACCAAGCCGTTCCCATTCTGGGAATGGCTGATCCGGGAGGTTCAAAACCAGCATCCCGATACGATCTTCCTGGCGGAGGCCTTTACCCGGCCCAAGGTGATGAAGCGGCTGGCGAAGCTCGGCTTTACCCAGTCCTACAGTTATTTCACCTGGCGAGATACGAAGGCCGAGCTCATCGAGTATCTAACGGAGCTGACGACAGACGGTCCGCAGAACTATATGCGGCCGAATTTCTTCACCAATACGCCCGATATCAATCCCCGTTACCTGCAGACCAGCGGGCGGGCCGGCTTCCAGGCACGCCTGGTTCTCGCGGCCACGCTGTCCACGGTCTATGGCATTTATAACGGTTTCGAACTATGCGAGGCTGCGGCCTTGCCTGGACGCGAGGAATATCTCGACAGCGAGAAATACGAAATCCGCGCCTGGGATTGGGATCGGCCCGGCAATATTCGTGCTGATGTAGCGCTGATCAATCGCATCCGGCGCGAGAACCCGGCGCTATGGTCGTTCGCCAATCTTCACTTCCTCAATTGCTGGAACGACCAGATCATCGCCTATTACAAAATCACGGCGGAGCTGGACAATTGCATCCTTATCGCGGTGAACCTGGATCCGCACAATGTGCAGAGCGCTGCTTTCGAAGTCCCGCTCTGGGCATTCGGGCTGCCAGATGATGCCTCAATCGATGTGGTCGATCTTGTCACGGGTGGTCGCTTCACCTGGACGGGGAAGGTCCAGTCCATGACCCTCGATCCCGCCATCCGGGCTTACCAGATCTGGCGATTGATACCGCCGGGCGGGCAAGCCCCGGCCTCTGTCACTGGCCTGGCTTGA
- a CDS encoding metallopeptidase family protein translates to MTGEYRPDRSRFIAPTLDDIEALASEAFAQLPDAFRALCGDIIIRVADFPTEEVLKELNAETPFDLLGLFHGVGMTSDGASPQSGQMPNMIWLYRRPILDYWAEHENPLGDIVAHVLIHEIGHHFGLSDEDMERIEAEAGA, encoded by the coding sequence GTGACTGGCGAGTACCGGCCGGACAGGTCACGCTTCATTGCACCAACCCTTGATGACATAGAGGCTTTGGCGTCGGAAGCCTTTGCCCAACTTCCCGATGCCTTCCGTGCGCTGTGCGGCGATATCATCATTCGGGTGGCGGATTTCCCCACCGAGGAAGTGCTGAAAGAGCTCAACGCGGAAACGCCGTTCGACCTGCTCGGCCTCTTCCACGGGGTCGGGATGACGAGCGACGGGGCGAGCCCGCAATCGGGGCAAATGCCCAATATGATCTGGCTCTATCGCCGCCCGATTCTCGATTATTGGGCCGAGCACGAGAATCCGCTCGGCGATATCGTGGCCCATGTGCTGATCCATGAAATCGGCCACCATTTCGGCCTGTCCGATGAGGACATGGAGCGGATCGAGGCCGAGGCCGGCGCCTAG